A genomic window from Purpureocillium takamizusanense chromosome 2, complete sequence includes:
- a CDS encoding uncharacterized protein (TransMembrane:1 (i266-283o)~EggNog:ENOG503PA1J), giving the protein MSERSPPTRNMDCNEEFYDEIAPVIPRPKHMKVLVLGLPRTGTTSLCAALKVLGMNPYHFSEISRNKNNKHFQLWLKAVQAKYDGVGVPLKGGDFDHILWNYDAVTDDPCCLFVDELIATYPEAKVILTVRPREEWLRSMQQTILKILSWRSWPILCLLDHEFMGPYQALLNRTTSVLSQGHLPYTPSAYPALLDSFDKHNDNVRNAVPNERLLEFHPSQGWDALCNFLDMPIPEGKYPHLNYANDLMRLEHSLYWARWYWVAQRMAKRAGIVILVLLAALYLDRI; this is encoded by the exons ATGAGCGAGCGCTCTCCACCGACTCGCAATATGGACTGCAACGAAGAATTTTATGACGAGATCGCGCCTGTGATTCCGCGGCCGAAGCACATGAAAGTCCTTGTTTTGGGACTGCCACGGACGGGCACCACAT CCCTTTGCGCTGCCCTAAAAGTACTGGGCATGAATCCGTACCACTTTAGTGAAATATCAAGAAACAAAAACAATAAACATTTTCAGCTCTGGTTGAAGGCTGTACAAGCAAAGTACGACGGCGTGGGGGTGCCACTCAAAGGCGGGGACTTTGATCACATCCTTTGGAACTATGAT GCCGTCACGGACGATCCATGTTGCCTCTTTGTCGATGAACTCATCGCCACATATCCTGAAGCTAAAGTCATTCTAACCGTACGTCCTCGAGAAGAATGGCTTCGGTCCATGCAGCAAACCATTCTGAAGATACTCTCGTGGAGATCCTGGCCTATCCTCTGCCTTTTGGATCACGAATTCATGGGTCCCTACCAGGCACTCCTCAATCGAACGACTTCTGTCCTGTCTCAAGGCCACCTGCCTTACACGCCATCTGCATATCCGGCACTTCTTGATTCATTCGATAAGCATAACGATAATGTTCGCAATGCTGTGCCAAATGAGAGGCTACTAGAATTTCACCCCAGCCAAGGCTGGGATGCATTGTGCAATTTTTTGGATATGCCCATTCCGGAGGGCAAGTATCCGCACCTCAACTATGCAAATGATCTAATGCGGCTTGAGCACTCACTATATTGGGCCAGGTGGTATTGGGTAGCGCAGAGGATGGCTAAGAGAGCAGGAATCGTAATCTTGGTGTTGTTAGCCGCGCTATATCTCGACCGGATCTAG
- a CDS encoding uncharacterized protein (EggNog:ENOG503NWBF~COG:Q), translating to MLHAALTASNVAIALSSLLLAVSLIQKASLHYHLSKRPGVRAHSLASSYITSSYYAIAAAYAQAQNRLYSFFQGLFDGAPSESPDAVELAFGGKRLIITREPEHIKTVLTSKFTEYGKGKLFHRIWLPFLGDSIFSTDGKLWQYSRALIRPMFTKERIRELEIFDRWSDVLVSKLPPSGQTVDISDLFFRMTLDVTTEFLLGQSVGALDNPKSEFSRAFTEVQRAQVMLTFLAPVSWFVPTSKYKARVKYIERFIEPYIEKALHLTPAELEELSKSDREFTFLHNIALSSQDPKVIRDQIIAVLLAGRDTTAATLSWAMYELSRYPRIWSKLREDVFKHVGDSRSPTYEDLKNLTYLTHVLNETLRLYPAVPYNWRECSTSFLFNTSLTGMYSAALMRGGETHSRGLLQFAWPAGSTRHQDP from the exons ATGCTGCACGCCGCCCTGACCGCGTCGAACGTGGCCATCGCCTTGTCCTCACTCCTTTTGGCTGTTTCCTTGATTCAGAAGGCCAGCCTTCATTATCACCTTAGTAAACGACCCGGTGTTCGGGCTCACAGTCTCGCTTCGTCCTATATCACAT CATCGTACTatgccatcgccgcggcctACGCGCAGGCTCAGAACCGCCTCTACTCCTTCTTCCAAGGGCTTTTTGATGGTGCTCCTAGCGAGAGTCCCGACGCGGTGGAACTAGCCTTCGGGGGCAAACGACTCATCATCACTCGAGAGCCCGAGCACATCAAGACTGTCCTCACCAGTAAATTTACCGAGTATGGAAAGGGGAAGCTTTTCCACCGCATCTGGTTACCCTTCTTGGGAGACAGCATCTTCAGCACAGACGGAAAGCTATGGCAGTATAGTCGGGCTTTAATTCGCCCCATGTTCACCAAGGAGCGGATTCGGGAACTGGAAATTTTCGACCGATGGTCGGACGTACTTGTGTCCAAACTTCCGCCGTCGGGACAGACGGTTGATATCTCCGATCTGTTTTTTCGCATGACTCTCGACGTTACCACGGAATTTCTCCTTGGCCAAAGCGTGGGTGCCTTAGACAA TCCAAAGAGCGAGTTCAGCCGTGCCTTCACGGAAGTTCAAAGGGCGCAGGTTATGTTGACATTCCTTGC CCCGGTGAGCTGGTTTGTACCAACGAGCAAATACAAGGCTCGTGTCAAGTACATCGAACGCTTCATCGAGCCTTACATTGAGAAAGCACTGCATCTTACACCTGctgagctggaggagcttTCCAAGTCGGACCGGGAATTCACGTTTCTTCACAACATCGCTCTTTCTTCGCAAGACCCCAAAGTCATTCGAGATCAAATCATCGCCGTGCTCCTCGCAGGCCGAGATACGACCGCCGCAACCTTGTCCTGGGCTATGTACGAGCTATCGCGATACCCGCGAATTTGGAGTAAGCTTCGTGAGGACGTTTTCAAGCACGTTGGCGACTCGAGGTCACCAACGTATGAAGACCTCAAGAACCTCACCTATCTTACCCACGTACTGAATGAGACGCTTCGACTTTACCCAGCCGTCCCTTACAATTGGCGAGAGTGCAGTACGTCGTTTTTATTTAACACTAGTCTAACGGGTATGTATTCTGCGGCGCTAATGCGTGGAGGCGAAACGCACAGTCGAGGACTTCTCCAGTttgcctggccggccgggtCAACCCGACATCAAGACCCGTAG